One Serratia liquefaciens genomic window, AGTTTGTTAGTACGAATGACCAGGTCGCCGCTGTTGGTTTTGATGGTGGCCGAGCGGTTCTCGATGTAGTTGGCCTTGTTGCCCTGCGCATCCTTCTGTATCCAGAGGTTTTTGTTGGCGTGAAGTTTGGCGTTGCTACCCGCGTTGCGCACGTGGTCGCTGAAAATACGCATGTCGCCGCTGGTGCTGGTTTGCCCATCGTTCACCAGTTTGGTGGCGACCAGCGTGGCGTTGCCGTCTGCCTGTACCACCGAGCCTGGCGTAATATGCAATTCCCGGGCGCTGACGTTGAGGTCGGTTTTGCTGTGGGTGGTGCCGTTAAGTGCAATCTTGCCGTTGACGCTGAGCGTGATGTCGCGTTGCTGGCTGGTGAGGTCTTTCAGGTTCACCCCGACACCGTCCTCGGTGGCCACCAGGCGAATTTTGTTGGCGTACATGCCACCCAGCGCCTTGGTATCGACCGCCAGTTGCGGTTTGGCCCCGTCGCCGGCAATAGGTTTTACCGTGCCGTCTTTAAAACTGATGCGGTTGGTCCCCTGAGTCAGCGACAGCTTTTTGGCGTTGATTTTGCCGTTGAGTTCAGTGGCACGGCTGAGGATGTCTACATAGTCGGCGCCGCTGCCGTCCAGACCTTTGCCGCCGATGGTAACGCCGCCTTTTTTGACCTCCAACGCCTCCAAGGCGCCCTGCTTGTCGAACTGCGGCTTGCCGGTGGTCAACGTCACGCCCGGGGCATTGATAAAACCACAGCCGTCGCAGGTGATGCCATTGGGGTTGGCAATCATCACGTTGGCCTTGTTGCCGAACACCTCGAGTTTACCCTGCAGCTCAGAGCGGCTACCGCCGGTGACTTCATTGATAATGAGCTCCGCCGCCTTCCCCTTCAGATTAGGGTTGCCTTTGGCATTCTCTATAATTACGCCTAGTTGGGTCTTGCCACCTTGGGTGGCATTGTTGAGCACAGCGCCTGGCGTGCCGACGTTGAAGTCCTTATAGACGTTGTGCGAAATTCCCGCACCGTTCGGCGTGGCAATATTTACCACCGGCACGTTGCCAGGTTTCATGTGTACCTGGGTGTTGCCGTTGACGGCGTTGATGCCAGCAGCGAAGGCCGGATGCAACGGCGTCAGCGCCGTGGTGTAAATCAGCAGGTAGCTGACGGCGCGCGCCAGCGGATGAAGAGGCTTGTCCATAGGAAGGTCCGTTCTCTTAATATAAAATTCGGTCGCGCACTGACGTCCGTGCCGTGTGTCGGTTACTGCAATAAATCGTTTACCTTACAGGGTGATACCGGCCTGCCAGTAAGCCACCCAACGGTCCGGTTGCAGGCTGTTCGGGTGTGCCAACGGTTTGCCGACGGTGAACGCCTGGTTGAACCACCTGTTGTTGATCGCCAGCCCCAGAGCGGCACCGGCCACGCTGCCGCCGTCCACCTGGTGCGTCTCGCTGCGCAGCCAGCCACCGTCCAGCGCGGCGGTCAACGATACGTCGCCGATAACCGGCACGGGCCCGAGTTGCCAGTTGAGTTCGTTGCGCCAGTAGGCGCCGCGGTTGCCAGTGAGGTATTGCTCCTTGAAGCCGCGCACCGAATACTGCCCGCCAAGAGAAATGCGCTCACCGCTGTACAGGTTGTCGGCGCTGGTCTGTCCGTAAGCGGAAGTCAGGTAATAGAGCGACGGCGCCAGCGGATAAAAGTAGCTGGCGCTGAGGCTGAGTTTGCGAAATTCGCTGCGCGCGGCGTAAGGAACTGCTGGGTCGTCCTGGGTTGCACCCAACCCACGCAGGCCGTGCGACACAGCCGGGTTCAACGTCAGGTAACCGCCGCCCAGGGTGCGGCTGTAGTTGAGACCGGTGGACAAGCTCGCCACCGTCACGCTGCTGTTAGTCAGGCGCTGCCCGGCCAGCTTGTTCTCGGTGCGCCGGCGCGATACTCCGATGTCCAGCGCCAGCTTCTGTCGACCATCACGCAACAGGGTGCGGTTGACGCCCAAGCGCTGGATCACCGCGTTACCCTGATAGCGATAGCGTGCAGCCTGTATCGGAATGTGCTGGTAGAAGTCATTCCAGGCCGCCTGGTAGCTGAACAGCCAGTAACCGTAAGGCAACGTGACGCCGCCACTCAGACTGCGGCTGCGGCGGTCGTGGTGAAATTCATCATCCCGTGAGGCTGACAGGGACCACTGTTCGGCCAGGCGCAACGGGTTATCCAGTACCACGCCGGCATTCATTTGCCCGGTACCGGTACTTTTCTGACCGCCGTTGTCGGCGCCGAAGGATAAGGAAATCGGCAGGCGTGTTGCCGTGCGACGCAGTACCACCGAGGAATAGCCCGGCCGCCTGCCGGGCTGGATATCGATGGCAACCTGCTGCGAGGGTAGCCGGTTGAGCTGCTCCATGCCCTGC contains:
- a CDS encoding ShlB/FhaC/HecB family hemolysin secretion/activation protein, which produces MVTLLGLSGLAQAASTLNPADQDIIERRQKDLLEQAQQQRDDLQNTTDLPTLPLPAPDTEDKTCHQVNRIVFHGAEHLSWSVKDKLASSYQSRCLTLLRINNLVRETTNAYITRGYVTSQAWLPEQDITGGELTVAVSEGRVEDISLDGQETLALKMAFPGMVGHVLNLRDIEQGMEQLNRLPSQQVAIDIQPGRRPGYSSVVLRRTATRLPISLSFGADNGGQKSTGTGQMNAGVVLDNPLRLAEQWSLSASRDDEFHHDRRSRSLSGGVTLPYGYWLFSYQAAWNDFYQHIPIQAARYRYQGNAVIQRLGVNRTLLRDGRQKLALDIGVSRRRTENKLAGQRLTNSSVTVASLSTGLNYSRTLGGGYLTLNPAVSHGLRGLGATQDDPAVPYAARSEFRKLSLSASYFYPLAPSLYYLTSAYGQTSADNLYSGERISLGGQYSVRGFKEQYLTGNRGAYWRNELNWQLGPVPVIGDVSLTAALDGGWLRSETHQVDGGSVAGAALGLAINNRWFNQAFTVGKPLAHPNSLQPDRWVAYWQAGITL